CTACccatatttatttcaaaaattcaagtcTGTTTGCTCTCTTATAATGATTTCGTAACAGAACCAATGTGATTTAATCTGTATATATTCTTTTATTTCGATTCTCTTGAAAACCCTaatttatatatatttacatcttcTGTTTAGAGAAAgcatttctttaattttttatggTGCAGCTTGTatgaaatttctgttatttcaacggcaatattcttcgaaattaaaaaattttgaagcTAATTTTAAGTATTAATGTCTCgagtgatatttctttttaacATTATTTAACTTATAACTTATTATATCAAAATCagtattgtaattttttttaactcaatCAGTTGAATGACATGTTTTGGCAGCTTTTTTGTTTGCTAAATTTTTATTGTGTGTTACTGTTGCTCTTTTTGGTTGGATTCTTTGAAACTGTTGCTTATTTCCCCTGTTTTCTAATCGAATGGACACTTTAGTATTTTTCTGTGTATTTATACCAATCATCAACACATTTTGGAGCAGTTGTGATATGTAGATGGTATTTTTAATATTACCAACGTGTGTACCTATACACTCATTTTGACTTTATAGAAAGCGTTTGAAGAAATTTTGTTAATAGTTGCATTAACCATTTTGAAAACGGATGACTAATTTAGAAGTTATGATATTTTTTTACAAATAAAAATAGCTGCTAAATAGTTGTTTTAATATTCGACCCATCTTTAGAGAAACTCAATTTaagtaaaatatatatattgagtaatattactataattcgaatcaaaaaataaaataactttcaataaatattatcatctTTAAATCTCTTTGGAAATCAACAATTCTTCTACACCGACTCTGCCTTGGTGCCGCCAGACCCTGTATCTTGCAAGATCTTTTCTCGTGACCATGCCTATGACCTGAAAAGATCCGATTCAGAACAAGAAAACATTTCTTATTGGACTTACTTCATTCGTATCATTGACGATTGGCAAGTGCCTCAGACCCAATGCTCTGAATAACCTGAACATTCTCGGCAAGGACGCAGACTGTGAAAAGAGCAAACTAAAAGTGATTCTGCATACTTCATTCATATGAAGTCATGAACAGTGAAGTTATGACAAAAAAATCAACTATGATAAACTGATTTGTTACTTACATGGAGCACTGTATACGGAGAGGGGTTCATAAATGGTCTAAGATCAACGCTATATGTCTTCTCTTGATCAGTAACCAGATGAGCCTATAATTTAACATTATATCTATCaagatttgaaattattaagtACAttctatgaagaaaaaatataatacttGCACTCACATTCGCAGTTGGATATCTTGGGTAATGATCCCTGAAAATATCTAAGTTCGTTTCATCCCAGGAGTCTGCAGTCTCATTGAAAATCTTGTGCAGAAGTATAATTATTAACTGATCTCTGAGTATAAGCCCTCTGATTCTACCATAAGTAGTAACTTCCATCTAGAAATAATTCACGTCGTAATTCGatgcattttcaatattttaatataaagtgagttaaaaaaaaaatcgttcaagtaggctatggaattctGAAGGTTCTGTGACTGAACTGAATCACACTTCGTCTTCCTAAAGTCAACAATGATGACATTTACCCAGAGAGTAAATCTCTTTCCGTCTTttccgttcagtttctttattagacctacaccggttacttctttgacacttcTGTACTGTATCACTTTCCGTTATCttttgccgtactttaccctgtttcgcgagtctgacttttcccttcgctatcagtcatggtgcgtaagcccttggggtagtgaagaggaagtccTGTCAAtacccctgttcgcgttcccgcgtcataagtgttgaaatataaGTCTCTTCTTGTCTAGCattcatggtgcgtaagcccttggggtacagaataagagataccgctcgtcgtttgaaatcccgtagttgcgctcaaaatagaccttttcttcgcatCAGTCATGgggcgtagcccttggggtagcgaataagagtctcgagtagatccgccctggttgtgtttctttcagttctggagaaatacaattaattacatcccgataccgtatagcaagtcatttcacttcacgAGGTCGTGCTTAGtgtccatttcgtcagttctggttggcgcattttattgaacaacctttgatttttcactgtacccggtataaacattataaagtgctcgtgatcggatcgaatttccagaatgtatgtttgctgatcgattcgctcatatttcatacctgcTTCCATAGCCtgcttgacgacgaatttttttgaacgcacgctACTCACCTGATCAGAAACTGGCGAATCCACCACCGGAAAACCGTTATAAGAGGTTAAACGTAACAGTTCCACGATATGTCCAACATTCTCCACGCATTTCAGGGTAACCACCGGATGCGACATAACCTCACTCGCATAGATATTGTGTGTCAACGGTGGCGGTTCCCAAGGTAGCAGCGGAACCCCCGACAATTGAATGTACGTATCGTATATACCCTGGTGAAATACAAAGACGTGAAATATTGAGGTTATCGAGACACATTTCTTACTTCGTTGAAGAAGTCCCCCGTCCATTTGGCAGCGATTAGAGTTATGATTAGAGGAAGGGCAAAAGATATATCACCAGTCGTTTCCATTATTATCACAGTCAAACTGATTGTCATTCGTACGACTCCGCCCAGTTGGGCGGCCGCCCCAATCAAGGCGTACTTTCCAGGTTGAGCGATAGCCtaccaagaaaaaaaaagtcaagAGTTGAAAGAAGCGGAAGCAATGAAATTTAGAGCAGGTTCTTGAAATTCTGCAGTGGACATAGTCAAGTCTActcatagcctactagaattaGTAGGATAGTAGAAATTCTAGTTGGCTATGGTCTACTTTAGGTGAGGCTACCAAGTAACGCAAGGCAGTGTTGCCATTTCGACGACAGTGTGCATGCATGACGAATTTTTATGGAGATATTTCATACTAACACTGTCCGGAAAAATGTTGGTCAAACCCATCGATACTAAACGACCCCAAGCGGCTCCAGTGAGAAGCGTCGGGATGAAAAGACCAATAGATGTTGAGAGACCGTAAGTCCAGCAAGCGAGGAAGTAGTAAACCAACACAAAACTCGCCAGAGATAGTGCATTATGGGTATTTGGTGGATCGTGAAAGAGGGACCTGACAGAGGCTTCTGGGGTTTGAAACCATATACTGGCCAGAACGTTGTACTCACCGTCCTCACAGTAGAGCTGCAAATGACgtttaatataaatataaaaggtTCTCGAAGTAGCTCTTTATCATTGAaccaaaataaataataataataaaaagttattcaatttcttttaaTGTACTTGCCTGTGTAGGATACTTTGTTGGATCTTGTCCCAGAGGTTTACAGTCATTTATTAAAAACATCATCAGAAATCCGATAGTAGCGCTAACAGCAGCCACCAAACAAGCTTCAATAACTTTTGAGTGACCCTTTTTGATGTATCTAcccaaaaaatagaaaatattcagtgctaaccgataaaattcaaaacaaatgGGTTTTATTGAAACTAATCTTTGACGAACTTGCAGCATAACAATTTTAGTAATAAATTAGAGTAAAATACAGTATATTTTTAAAGGCACATGTTTTTTTCAAAGGTAAAATATTGCCCTGTTCAGTTATTTAATGAGAATATAACTTGGAccatttttcatgaaacattCATATTGAATCTTGaaaactgaaacaaaattattgtTTGCACCTTACCTCATTCTGAACACGGCCAGTTTGTAATTCATATGGTTCCAAGAAGCGCCCAAAAACCCTCCCAGGACACCCATCAGTACGAAAATGGGCAACTCGTAAAgttgatatttgaaagtttcgaATTTTCCCAGGTTGAGTAGACCGGGATAATTTAGGTTACCCGGGACACCATGGTAAGTCGAAAGGACAACATTCAGCGTGAAAGTACTCACGACCGAGGACAGGAATGTTCTCCATGTCAGTCCTTGGTTCCAGAAACTCGTACCTTCCTCTAGGCTGAATAACACACCGCCTACAAGATGTTCGtatgaatttcacttcgaattGAATAAGGGATGAAACGGAAATGGGACAACGCCTACCTACGGGTGCGCCAAAAGCAGCTGAGACTCCTGCAGCTGCTCCGCCAGATACAAAATCTCTTTTTTCATGGTCATCCCTGAAATACTTGAATATTCCCAAATCTTTCCTGAATGTACTACTTTTACCTTGAGATATACCAGCAGCCACAACTGCACCAGCATGTATCATTGGTCCTTCctaaaaatttatttaaaaaaaaaatggtccAGCGGGTAAATAGATGAAATATGAAAATCCGTCAAAAAAATCTGTTTATCGATATTCTGTAGTTCAAGATGGTTGTTTTTGTTAGTTCAGATTGACTAACCTTCCCTCCAGCTAAACCTCCAACTACTGAAAGAATAACTCCAACAGTTTTCACGATTAACGTTTTTATCCTAACAACCCTTGGAATTTTAACACCATTTAAATAACATTTTACTTGCGGAATTCCACTGCCTCCTGCAACTGGTTCCACATAAGACACTAAAGTGGAACCAATGAAGACAGGTATAATATTGAGAGCAACCCATAACAGGAAAGGAATGTATAATTTCCCTTCTATAACATACTTGTCCACACCTAGATATTATATAAGGCAAAATTTCAAACTTATTATCAAACTAGATTACTTAACTACACCAACTTCAAAAAGGATACTATCACTGAGTGTGGCATATTTCCTAGTAGATAATTCTTCTATAGATATATCAATCACACACGCTATAAGAGCAGTTATAATTCCgattaataaaaatataaaccATCTCGATATGCTTTTTCGTGTAACAAATTTAAAACCCTTTTTTCGTTCTTCATCTAAAAACAAGTAATTTTCACATGTGTCGTAGTCCAAACTCTGAAAACTGAAGAGTTAACATAATTCACTAAAAACTGATAGATCATACCTCATATTTTGCTGATAAAATATTGAGACAGCCTGTTTCAATCTTTTCTTTTGTAACCTGCACCCTTCTCCTAACGGAAGAAGTTATTACTTGTTCTTCGGGAGGAATGAGCGGGTTTTCTgcattttcatcagaattaatTGATGGCAAGTTCTGGGGAGTTAATTACATTAGACTTCAAGTTTTTTGGGTTTACTTCTCCTTACCGTAAATCTTGAAGGGTTTGTATTTCTTTGTTGTAAAGATTCTTCATTTAAATTATTATCAATGTTATCCATTACAATTAAATGATAAATTACATATTATAACTACACATATTTATTTATACACTGGGTTGGGAAGTTCAAGAAATTCTTGATAATGAAATCAGGATATATAATGATTCACCATTGTTATCAGTTAttaagaaataaatatttttaaccTAGTTTTGAGTTTAGTAacctttttgaaaaatttgaaaattaaaactaAGTACATAGATTAAAGAAGAACATTGACAAGTTTTCTCTTTCTGTGAGATTTTTCTGTTTACATTGAAAATCTGTGTAGGaatttttgaggttatgttgaagaaatgactaaatttgaaaagaaaaaaattatctttatcCCCAATTCCTTAGAAAAACGGAAATCTGGGTTATTAGAAGGTTTTTCCAAAGAATTTCAAGACTGCGAAGCTTTTTTCATTACCAATAATAAAGTTACCAAAGATACTTCCAGATGTATAGGTTATATAAGTAAGAAAGATGCCAAAGATTTGAAATCCCTTAATGGGGGTCAGTGGGTTCACATAAATCCTCTAAACTGTTCTGTTACTTTACCGAATGCACACCATGATAAGATATTGAAAGTATATTATGAATTAGATGTTTTCGGTAGGATTCACAGGATACAACCCAATACGATGGATTTGGGGGTTTATTTTCAAGAACTCATTTCATACTTCAGAAATAAACGAGTAATTTCACATACAAATGGAACAAAAAGCCTTAAAGAACTAATAGCTTTGTTCATAATTAAATTTCTTGATGTGGTATTGAATGTAATGAAAGTATAACCATGTAAATTCCCatatattcatattatttttcagattattaactataaaaaaataataaaatattcttctACTATAAATTATTTTGGGGAAAGCTGCATGCTTGGAAAATGGTTGCTATTAAGTCTGATAAGAAGAGAAAATGGACCTAAGATAATAAATTTATTAGTATCCATAGCATTTGATTTAATGCTGGGCTTGTATATTatcaaatattttattgattacGAAAAAGATGTTCTGTTTTTTATTGAAGATATCGGAGAGGTGAGATCATGAAATTTCACTGCAAATTGTTGAGAATTTCAGTATATCAATTTACAGGTTGCTATCGTAACACTGAAACAGTTGCTGAATTATCTTATGGGTTCTCCGATTGGACTCAAACTTAACCATGCATTTAATCATGCacttggattattttttttttataacatcAATCTTTGGAAACTTTTCATTCAGGGATTATATCCAATGCTCCTGAATTACTTACAGTATTTGATTAAGTCTGGCGTGTTTGGGTTTTCATTTCAGTTAGCATTAATTTCAGATATATTATCATTGACAACATTTCATGTGTATTGTATTTATGTGTATGCAGCTAAGTAAGatctgaagaaattttttaaaGCATACTTGATTGGTGATGTTTTCAGGTTATTTCAACTTCAAGTTAAAAGTATTATTTCTTTATGGCGTTTGTTTATTGGGAGAAAATACAATCCACTGAGGGAAAGAGTAGATTCTTGTCATTACACACAACATCAGCTTTTCATTGGTACTTTGGGATTCACGATTCTTCTTTTTTTACTGCCTACTACTACTTTATATTATGTAGTTTTCACAACGGTAAGTGGCGTTTCCTGAATTTTTTAATCTATTAGCTGATATTTTTCCAGCTACGTTTAGTTTTTATGATAGTAAATGGAATATTATACAGACTGAGATATTTACTGAGGTGCCTTCCAATATATGTAACTCTTCTATGgattttaaattcttcaacgtTAGCCGGTGAGTTACAAAAATTCAATGGATCGGGTCATCAAAGAATTGTTATTTCAGGAAATTTAGAGTTAGAATTTAGGCAGTTCGAGAATGACGACAATTTGAGCGTTAATGTTAAAATGAAGTCGCTTCCCTTTCGTACAAGTCTTGGCATCTTCAAACCTGATGTTATTGAGCCAATCGATGGGTTGAAATGGGGAGCAGTCGTGCACAAATTGTTTACTGGAATACTTATTTGATAATTCCATTCGAAGATGTTTttccaaagttttttttttcaataatccttCAATCTACCTCTTATTGTATataattgtaaaaaaaatagttttattcAAAAGGTCAGTTTGTGAGGTGCCATTCTTTTAAATATTTAACTAATATTTGAATAGGTTTTTCTCTTGGGTAATCCGATACGCTGATGTGGGAAAAATGAAAACCTGCCCTACAATTTATTTTATTCCAAATGTTGTTGATTTAGTACCTTTTGAACTCGTGTTGAGATTTTTGTACttaaaaagaaaatttattgaaatatacCAAAAAATTTCTCTTCGAAATAATTGAACCACTTTATATTTGTTGAACAAATCAAAAGCTAGATTTGGTTTTCAGTATTCGGTAaccaaataattaaatattttttgagGTTTTTACCTAGGATCATAAAGCGTTGTATGTATTTGATCCAGGGCTATAACGAAAAATCGATGGGAATTTTATAGCTGTATATTGAACTCTGATATGCATAAAAGTTCTGTCAATATATTTTTCTGGAATATTACCATCAGAATCACCATAATTGCTATCTATTTTAGATTTTCGTTGTAGTCTTACCATTTCGGAAATGACAAAAAATACAAtagttatttattttatttctgaataaattattagtacaaagcaacaatttttccataaaaaaaatttgttttatcTTTTTATACCAACtattcataaaaataacaattattttCTATGGAACTAAATAAATTACTAAACTATAATTGATGAATCTGTTTGTGAAAAACATACGCAATACagaaaatatatgtacaaaaaatatatctatttgaaattcatatttataaaAATTCAAGGATTTGATAATTGTTTTTATATACATCTGCAAATTGAGGAAGATACTTCatccatttttcaaatatactaTGAGAAATTATCTGAATAAACATATACATCGTGATGCCATTTTATTGTAGTTCTTTCCGAAAGTTTAACCACGCAGGCGTAATTCTCTCAATGCACAAACTTACTTTTATGTCATCCAATGACATAATCAAGTTAAGTGACAATTTTGAATCGTTCCAATTAACTTAATTAAACAATATTAACGGAGCGCAAAAGAtcaatatataattatatacaaAATGACCAGAATTTGTAGTTTACTCACTGTTTATTTAtaatagaatttattttgataCGGCAATTTTCAAACTAAAATAAAATCTCATCATCAAGTTGTCTCTTAGGAACAAGCAATTAAAGTATTTCCTATCATCGGTTTATTTCATTTAGATAAACGTTGTAGGCTTGGCGTCGGACTGTTTTTCGCTGAAGATGCTGCCTTCTTCctgaagaattaaaaattaaGCATTgctcgatatttcgaaaataattttcacttaCTTATTCATTTCTATGTATTCACTTCGGGTGATTTCTAAATTCCGCTCCAAACTCTGAAAATTCAATACTAGATAATTGttgaaaaaactataaaaatcTCATGCAATGATCTATGAGTCAGATGAATTTATCAACAATTATACTTTAGCGTTTTTTTAATGGAAGTTTTAATTCTAAAACGATGAACGGAGTAGGAAAATAAAGATCAGGCAGACGTTGGTATGTAAAGGCCAAGTACAAACATGAACCATTCTTAAGTTTTGCAAAAAACTTGTGTGGTATAGTAATACTTTTGAAACctttttaaattcatttgagTCAAAACTTGATCTGGAAAAACTTTGATAATGGtgttatttttttgtaaaaacaaaagtatgaaaatgaaattcttcGGATGCTGGTTAATCAAGCTGAATGTGTCATGTTATCGGACCAACCTCTATGTTCTTGGTCCACAAGAGTCGGCCTGTATCAAACATTCTGTACATTTATATCTTCCACACTGGACACATAGATATCGCGATAGCTGCAAACATCAATCAACACAAACATGCAATAAAGTAAAACTACAGTAAACTAACAACGAAGCCAATACTAATCTAACATCAAAGGCTACTTTTCCTTACAatctaaaattgaaaatcgTCAAGATTACTCACTCCTATTTTTCTAATAAGATCCCCCACCAAGTTTATGGCCATTACTCGAGATCCAGGGGTCAGCGGTGAAATTAACTTTTGATTGGGATCCCCTATAAAAATTAACTGCCTTTAGAAACTTCAACAACATTGAATAACTTCGTAGTTCGAACAAGACTCTCACAAACAAAAAACgacaaaataaaatgaaattgaaacacAATTTTGAGAAATTATATTTATTAACATAAAATGACATAACTATATCGACATGAATCATTTGGAAAATTCATATGCATTAACTAACTGACAATGAGTCttgttgatataaaaatagGAACTACTTTCATAATACTGACACTtagaaaataacaaattcagatAGGGGCTAAGAGGATCAGTCTGAATAAAATCAGAAATTAATTACATTTCAGTCTTCCTTCAATAATCAAGTAATAATTGAATAtccttcaataaataaataaataaataaatatcattcgatgaatattttcaattctataCCTCAAAGAACGTCATCTTAATTATTAACCTATTAAGTGCACTTAAGTTCAATATATATTATCTATTCATCGTGAGTCTTTAACTATGAATGATTCGAATATCTTGATAGGACGGATTACTTATTTACTCGGAGAACAATAACTTGCTAAACATCGAATTGCCTTGGTTAGCTTACGTTTAATAGGTGTCGTTTGTGTTTCAGTCTCCTTTAACTTATTTGTATCAACAGCTGACTTGAAACCCTTCAAGTTTCTGTCATTGTCTGGTAATTTTTCTCGATCCTTCACCAACAGCTCTTGTTTTAAATCTGAAATCACATTATGAATCAGTATGATACCAAATCGTTCAAATATCAATAAAATTACCTCTTGTTTCATCAACAAGCCTCTGTAATTTCTCTTTGAGATTTTCTTTCTCATCAATTTCAGACTCTAGTATAGCATTTCTTTCGATAGCTGTGTTTAAAGCAGACTCAATACCATGTATACTTTCTTCGACAATCCTTCTAGCCCTCTCCAAGTCATCATTTTTTTGTTCTAACGATCTGATATAAGTATTGAGTTCCATTTTCACCTTTGTTAAATCTTCAACTTGTGTTTCCAATCGATTGTTTTCCTTATAACTAGAATCAAGTTTTGCCtgaaagaattttcaagaattattaagttaaatatgaataaataataaggCATTACTCTTAATGACTCTATTTCTAATTGAGCTTTGCTATTCGCTAAATTTAATTCCTTTATCATTCTCTCATTTTGATTCAAAGCAATATCATATTCCTTCTCTAGCTGTTTAGATTCAGTTTCGAATTCTTCTGCTTCTTGTTTTACATTCTGCAACCTTtaaagaaat
This genomic stretch from Coccinella septempunctata chromosome 7, icCocSept1.1, whole genome shotgun sequence harbors:
- the LOC123316516 gene encoding phosphatidylinositol N-acetylglucosaminyltransferase subunit Q, giving the protein MTKFEKKKIIFIPNSLEKRKSGLLEGFSKEFQDCEAFFITNNKVTKDTSRCIGYISKKDAKDLKSLNGGQWVHINPLNCSVTLPNAHHDKILKVYYELDVFGRIHRIQPNTMDLGVYFQELISYFRNKRVISHTNGTKSLKELIALFIIKFLDVVLNIINYKKIIKYSSTINYFGESCMLGKWLLLSLIRRENGPKIINLLVSIAFDLMLGLYIIKYFIDYEKDVLFFIEDIGEVAIVTLKQLLNYLMGSPIGLKLNHAFNHALGLFFFYNINLWKLFIQGLYPMLLNYLQYLIKSGVFGFSFQLALISDILSLTTFHVYCIYVYAAKLFQLQVKSIISLWRLFIGRKYNPLRERVDSCHYTQHQLFIGTLGFTILLFLLPTTTLYYVVFTTLRLVFMIVNGILYRLRYLLRCLPIYVTLLWILNSSTLAGNLELEFRQFENDDNLSVNVKMKSLPFRTSLGIFKPDVIEPIDGLKWGAVVHKLFTGILI
- the LOC123316513 gene encoding H(+)/Cl(-) exchange transporter 7, giving the protein MDNIDNNLNEESLQQRNTNPSRFTNLPSINSDENAENPLIPPEEQVITSSVRRRVQVTKEKIETGCLNILSAKYESLDYDTCENYLFLDEERKKGFKFVTRKSISRWFIFLLIGIITALIACVIDISIEELSTRKYATLSDSVDKYVIEGKLYIPFLLWVALNIIPVFIGSTLVSYVEPVAGGSGIPQVKCYLNGVKIPRVVRIKTLIVKTVGVILSVVGGLAGGKEGPMIHAGAVVAAGISQGKSSTFRKDLGIFKYFRDDHEKRDFVSGGAAAGVSAAFGAPVGGVLFSLEEGTSFWNQGLTWRTFLSSVVSTFTLNVVLSTYHGVPGNLNYPGLLNLGKFETFKYQLYELPIFVLMGVLGGFLGASWNHMNYKLAVFRMRYIKKGHSKVIEACLVAAVSATIGFLMMFLINDCKPLGQDPTKYPTQLYCEDGEYNVLASIWFQTPEASVRSLFHDPPNTHNALSLASFVLVYYFLACWTYGLSTSIGLFIPTLLTGAAWGRLVSMGLTNIFPDSAIAQPGKYALIGAAAQLGGVVRMTISLTVIIMETTGDISFALPLIITLIAAKWTGDFFNEGIYDTYIQLSGVPLLPWEPPPLTHNIYASEVMSHPVVTLKCVENVGHIVELLRLTSYNGFPVVDSPVSDQMEVTTYGRIRGLILRDQLIIILLHKIFNETADSWDETNLDIFRDHYPRYPTANAHLVTDQEKTYSVDLRPFMNPSPYTVLHSASLPRMFRLFRALGLRHLPIVNDTNEVIGMVTRKDLARYRVWRHQGRVGVEELLISKEI
- the LOC123316519 gene encoding nuclear distribution protein nudE-like 1; this translates as MDLDDNITFENKDDEIKYWKEKAYSLNEELQNVKQEAEEFETESKQLEKEYDIALNQNERMIKELNLANSKAQLEIESLRAKLDSSYKENNRLETQVEDLTKVKMELNTYIRSLEQKNDDLERARRIVEESIHGIESALNTAIERNAILESEIDEKENLKEKLQRLVDETRDLKQELLVKDREKLPDNDRNLKGFKSAVDTNKLKETETQTTPIKRDPNQKLISPLTPGSRVMAINLVGDLIRKIGSLERNLEITRSEYIEMNKKKAASSAKNSPTPSLQRLSK